From a single Phycisphaeraceae bacterium genomic region:
- a CDS encoding BatA domain-containing protein — protein MSLTFLSPLMLTGLVALVLPVAVHLFSRRTRIVLTFPTIRMLEDSLRGQTRLLRIRRWVLLVLRCLALAFLAAAFARPVWSSPPDLMAWRQGVTLLVVLDNSASSAQRVEGVAVLETLRVNAARLAGQLRPGIDSINVIVTAPVPHLLLPHASAQPTSAINAIHEVKSSDARGDLVAALGLAAQQAEQAPGTPRLVVLSDLQATQWAEVSRQNVAGINMPVSVIDPSLAEMSNLAITSTGIYPARPHPGQRVQLSCTITNYSAESRLAAVGVTLDGSSLGRREVEVMPWSSSAVQFDAPALEDREHLVRFSVDDPIFAVDNAAYRVIQPRTQPRVLLVTDEALVSPQSVYFISRALAPSNEIGAKVTTSRPSELTLSAMNQADVVLVAGVRNVSAAAARLLAGQVVNGGGLLVFADDRNSITALQAINEALPTERKPALFDSEIRTRSEPWRIISDSMEPHTNPMSRMLAAALTTARFTATFPLPKSLGDVILSFDDDTPAVLTKAAGRGRLVVCNFGVDPRVSNLAQHGSLVVLLHELCDYLAPADDALREVMVGERLEFTRKWVNVAAAGRMTIVSPDGSTNPVQSQIVAVPRTDTVGFYRLKRGDETLAWAAANIDPRESDLRRIKPDAAQALFDGSTKLNRTTASIPSIKPQVDELWPQFVIAAIVMLSLEMIIVAFWKS, from the coding sequence ATGTCACTCACGTTTTTGTCACCCCTGATGCTCACGGGGCTGGTTGCGCTGGTGCTGCCGGTCGCGGTACATCTTTTCAGCCGTCGGACACGGATCGTGTTGACATTTCCGACGATCCGAATGCTGGAGGATTCGCTGCGCGGACAGACGCGGCTCCTGCGCATCCGTCGGTGGGTGTTGCTGGTGCTGCGCTGTCTGGCTCTCGCTTTCCTGGCGGCGGCATTTGCCCGTCCCGTCTGGTCGAGCCCGCCCGATCTGATGGCGTGGCGTCAGGGAGTGACGCTGCTCGTCGTGCTCGACAACAGCGCTTCGAGCGCACAGCGCGTAGAGGGAGTGGCTGTGCTGGAAACTCTCCGCGTAAATGCAGCACGCCTGGCGGGTCAACTACGGCCTGGAATCGATTCCATCAACGTCATCGTGACCGCCCCGGTTCCACATCTGCTCCTGCCGCATGCGTCTGCCCAGCCGACGTCGGCGATCAACGCGATCCACGAAGTGAAGTCCAGCGATGCACGCGGCGATCTTGTCGCAGCACTCGGATTGGCTGCTCAGCAGGCGGAACAGGCGCCCGGTACGCCGCGACTCGTCGTGCTGTCCGATTTGCAGGCGACTCAATGGGCGGAGGTATCACGGCAAAATGTCGCGGGAATAAACATGCCGGTCAGCGTGATCGATCCGAGCCTGGCGGAGATGTCGAATCTGGCGATTACCTCAACGGGCATATATCCCGCCAGGCCGCATCCCGGTCAGCGCGTTCAACTCAGTTGCACCATCACGAATTATTCAGCCGAGTCCCGCCTCGCAGCGGTCGGCGTGACACTTGATGGATCATCGCTGGGGCGTCGTGAGGTGGAGGTCATGCCGTGGTCCTCAAGCGCTGTGCAGTTTGATGCGCCAGCCCTTGAAGATCGAGAGCATCTTGTTCGCTTCAGTGTGGATGATCCAATCTTTGCCGTGGATAATGCAGCTTATCGGGTGATTCAACCCAGGACTCAGCCGCGTGTGCTGCTCGTGACGGATGAGGCTCTGGTTTCACCGCAAAGCGTGTATTTCATCTCACGCGCACTTGCACCATCGAATGAGATCGGCGCAAAGGTGACAACGTCGCGCCCGAGTGAGTTAACACTGTCCGCAATGAATCAGGCCGACGTAGTGCTCGTCGCGGGTGTGCGCAATGTGAGCGCAGCGGCAGCCCGACTGCTCGCCGGGCAGGTGGTTAATGGCGGAGGTCTGCTGGTTTTTGCGGACGACCGCAATTCCATCACCGCGTTACAAGCAATTAACGAAGCACTGCCCACGGAACGAAAGCCCGCCTTATTCGATTCGGAAATCAGAACGCGGAGCGAGCCGTGGCGCATCATCAGCGACAGCATGGAGCCGCATACCAACCCAATGTCCCGGATGCTGGCTGCTGCCCTGACGACAGCACGGTTTACCGCGACATTTCCATTACCCAAATCACTGGGTGATGTGATCCTCTCTTTTGATGACGATACGCCGGCAGTCCTGACGAAAGCTGCGGGTCGGGGGCGACTGGTTGTGTGTAACTTTGGCGTCGATCCGCGTGTGAGCAATCTGGCGCAGCACGGCAGTCTGGTCGTGTTGCTGCACGAGCTTTGTGATTACCTTGCGCCTGCGGATGATGCGTTGCGGGAGGTTATGGTCGGTGAGCGGCTGGAGTTCACTAGGAAATGGGTAAACGTGGCCGCTGCGGGGCGGATGACCATCGTTTCCCCAGACGGTTCGACGAATCCGGTGCAGTCGCAGATTGTTGCCGTACCACGAACGGATACGGTCGGCTTCTACCGCCTCAAACGCGGTGACGAAACTCTGGCCTGGGCAGCGGCCAACATCGACCCGCGTGAGAGCGACCTGCGACGGATCAAACCCGATGCGGCACAGGCACTGTTTGACGGCTCCACAAAATTGAACAGGACGACGGCGTCTATCCCCTCGATCAAACCGCAGGTGGATGAGTTGTGGCCGCAGTTTGTGATTGCAGCAATCGTGATGCTGTCCCTGGAAATGATAATCGTGGCATTCTGGAAATCGTGA
- a CDS encoding DUF58 domain-containing protein, with protein sequence MESTGKSRYLNPAELAMLGRLSPTTRRPVVGRFAGRHASQHHGRGVEFADYRAYQPGDPPDDVDWKTYARTDRLFLKLFEQQTDLSLAMLVDASASMGYSGYPPREGNSKYDFSARCAAAMAFLATRQGDRVLVSLAQDGLRGNAGFGATPQHLHAVLNTLESTTPAGAADLTAAIRSLIPRLPRRALLVVLSDLLDATEQLFPQLARYQQGGGRVAVFHLLHPDEWNLPSIEDAVFVDSESAERLTVNPAQVRARYAERYRAFLDYWATGCARRGIDYFLASTADPYPELLRRFLHGALPGHAR encoded by the coding sequence ATGGAATCAACCGGAAAAAGCAGGTACCTCAATCCCGCGGAGCTTGCGATGCTTGGCCGGTTGTCGCCGACGACACGCCGTCCGGTTGTCGGTCGTTTTGCCGGTCGCCACGCTTCGCAGCACCACGGTCGGGGTGTCGAGTTTGCGGACTACCGCGCCTATCAGCCGGGCGACCCGCCTGACGACGTGGACTGGAAAACCTACGCACGCACGGACCGACTTTTTCTCAAGCTCTTTGAGCAGCAGACCGACCTCTCCCTTGCGATGCTCGTCGATGCGTCGGCGTCGATGGGATATTCCGGCTATCCGCCTCGTGAAGGAAATTCCAAGTACGACTTCAGCGCACGGTGCGCAGCAGCGATGGCGTTTCTGGCAACCCGGCAGGGGGATCGAGTTCTGGTCAGTCTGGCGCAGGATGGCCTGCGTGGCAACGCAGGATTCGGCGCGACGCCTCAACATCTCCATGCCGTCTTGAACACCCTTGAAAGCACAACACCTGCGGGTGCTGCGGACCTGACCGCCGCGATTCGCTCGTTGATCCCTCGTCTGCCGCGTCGTGCTCTGCTCGTGGTGCTCAGCGATCTGCTCGATGCGACCGAGCAGCTTTTTCCGCAGTTAGCTCGATACCAGCAGGGCGGGGGACGTGTAGCGGTGTTCCATCTTCTGCATCCGGATGAATGGAATCTTCCGTCGATTGAAGATGCAGTTTTCGTTGACAGCGAGTCTGCTGAGCGGCTGACGGTCAATCCCGCGCAGGTTCGTGCACGCTATGCCGAGCGCTACCGCGCGTTTCTGGACTATTGGGCGACCGGATGCGCGAGGCGAGGCATCGACTATTTTCTCGCCTCGACAGCCGACCCGTATCCCGAACTACTCCGCAGGTTCCTTCATGGTGCCTTGCCTGGTCACGCACGATGA
- a CDS encoding CHASE2 domain-containing protein produces MTTSERNLLLRTTVLGILLTLGVVVAVRAGWLNALENWIYDRRVATCQFFTPPPTDKLIHLDIDDLTLEAMGTWPWPRARLAYVVDELRLAGAKAVGLDIVFPEPQAADYEPRQGTTEPAENGGVKGVFDTIANDDIFADSVRRMQPTLVPLSFDLQVNPSPRAAAMLAESSADLELTYDEVDRKLAQIHGQERGNVQEDQDRYIQMRRLAMFNRVLDLLSRKPASIEELRALLLPRTDPQLTGSPQIRLLRGEYDRVQSLLSLRRFSRSVPDGLPLFLPGNLAVAPTVVLARAASMTGFVYYQADDDGVVRSIPLWAEHRGFLFPQFGLALACAQLNVSPADIRFDQDRITIPVKGRADIVIPMRRRHFNAIDKDVGFILDIPWFGTPDWQTMYDPNHRDYRQHWPLLQVWQAHELSERIITNNRSADIALESLLTTLGADAEPQLLKLRGLQGRYDDPDSRLPIMEWARQYLETNGYFQIYEGVKYEELVRQEREARKALEDAEAAARDPLRKTPEIERTVEDLRNKHEARNDEIKFFSALQLIKRLPGEVRALKDQLTQERTRLRNQVHGRSVLVGWTATGAAADFVPTSLHAKCPGPVVHGVIFNAIMTGEVWWRASGWTTLAITLVLGLAVTAAVARLSPGLATLASFLLGVGYLFVNAIVLFDYGNLLVNASGPLVAVATVWSGTTLYRFAASIAERRRMKRIFQNYVDPALVDHALENPDAVRPQVREVTVAFTDLAGFTTLSEQLQAKTVEILNEYFTLMVPVMAEQKEPIIKFLGDGIMVFYGAPRSREDHAQAAVTTVLKMQQALPGFNQTLVERGLPTLKMRAGVSTGSMIVGAAGTKDRIDYTVLGDNVNLGSRLEGANKATGTLTLISQRTAELVGEEFLLRPIGRLVVVGKTEGVMTYEPLAYRNEATEQQRTLVTKTRAMVDAFQRSRFEECLAAISELDDFTGPSPLSELYRSLCEKYLKEPPPDGFVGQVVLTEK; encoded by the coding sequence ATGACCACAAGCGAACGCAACCTCCTTCTCCGCACCACGGTGCTGGGCATCCTGCTGACGCTGGGTGTCGTCGTGGCGGTGCGCGCCGGCTGGCTCAACGCACTGGAAAACTGGATCTACGACCGCCGCGTCGCGACGTGTCAGTTTTTCACACCTCCTCCGACCGACAAACTCATCCATCTGGATATCGACGATCTGACGCTTGAAGCGATGGGTACCTGGCCCTGGCCTCGCGCACGTCTGGCGTATGTCGTCGATGAGCTTCGACTGGCTGGTGCCAAAGCGGTCGGCCTCGATATCGTCTTTCCTGAGCCGCAGGCGGCGGACTACGAACCTCGCCAAGGCACGACCGAACCGGCGGAAAACGGCGGCGTCAAGGGCGTGTTCGACACCATCGCCAACGATGACATTTTCGCCGACTCGGTACGCAGGATGCAGCCGACGCTCGTGCCTCTCTCCTTTGATCTGCAGGTCAACCCCAGTCCGCGTGCCGCGGCAATGCTTGCCGAGTCCTCAGCCGATCTCGAACTGACCTATGACGAAGTGGACCGCAAGCTCGCCCAGATCCACGGGCAGGAACGCGGCAATGTGCAGGAGGATCAGGACCGTTACATCCAGATGCGCCGGTTGGCGATGTTCAACCGTGTCCTTGATCTGCTTTCTCGAAAGCCTGCCTCGATAGAGGAGCTTCGCGCGCTGCTGTTGCCCCGCACCGATCCGCAGTTGACCGGATCGCCTCAGATTCGTCTGCTCCGCGGCGAATATGACCGGGTTCAGTCGCTGTTGTCTTTGCGGCGTTTTTCCCGCAGCGTACCGGACGGCCTGCCCCTCTTTCTTCCCGGCAATCTCGCCGTCGCACCGACGGTCGTGCTGGCACGCGCCGCCAGCATGACGGGTTTTGTTTATTACCAGGCTGATGATGACGGCGTGGTGCGGAGCATCCCGCTCTGGGCGGAGCACCGCGGGTTTCTCTTTCCGCAGTTCGGCCTGGCGCTGGCCTGTGCGCAGCTCAATGTCTCACCTGCCGATATCCGGTTCGATCAGGACCGCATCACCATTCCCGTCAAGGGACGTGCTGACATCGTAATTCCGATGCGGCGGCGACACTTCAACGCGATCGACAAGGATGTGGGATTCATCCTCGATATCCCGTGGTTCGGCACGCCTGACTGGCAGACGATGTACGATCCGAATCATCGTGACTACCGCCAGCACTGGCCGCTTCTTCAGGTCTGGCAGGCCCACGAGTTGAGTGAACGAATCATCACCAACAACCGCAGCGCGGATATTGCGCTGGAATCTTTGCTGACGACGCTGGGTGCTGACGCCGAGCCTCAACTGCTCAAGCTGCGCGGCCTCCAGGGTCGGTACGACGATCCTGATTCACGGCTCCCAATCATGGAGTGGGCGAGACAATACCTCGAAACCAACGGCTATTTTCAGATTTACGAAGGGGTCAAGTACGAGGAACTGGTCAGGCAGGAGCGTGAGGCGCGCAAGGCGTTGGAAGATGCAGAGGCGGCAGCCAGAGACCCGCTGCGAAAGACGCCGGAGATCGAACGAACAGTCGAGGACCTGCGCAACAAGCACGAAGCACGCAATGATGAAATCAAGTTTTTCTCCGCGCTGCAGCTCATCAAGCGTCTGCCGGGCGAGGTACGGGCACTCAAGGACCAGTTGACTCAGGAACGCACGCGGTTGCGCAACCAGGTTCACGGGCGTTCGGTTCTCGTTGGCTGGACGGCGACGGGGGCCGCAGCGGATTTCGTCCCCACCAGTCTGCACGCCAAGTGTCCCGGCCCGGTGGTTCACGGCGTGATTTTCAACGCGATCATGACCGGCGAGGTCTGGTGGCGCGCGTCGGGCTGGACGACCCTCGCCATCACGCTGGTGCTGGGTCTGGCGGTGACTGCGGCGGTGGCTCGGCTCTCGCCGGGGCTTGCCACGCTCGCGTCGTTCCTGCTGGGCGTGGGGTATCTGTTCGTCAATGCCATCGTGCTTTTCGATTACGGCAACCTGCTGGTCAACGCATCAGGTCCGCTCGTGGCGGTTGCAACGGTGTGGTCGGGTACGACGCTTTACCGTTTCGCCGCCTCGATTGCCGAACGCCGCCGGATGAAGCGGATCTTCCAGAACTACGTTGATCCGGCCCTGGTCGATCACGCGCTGGAAAATCCTGATGCTGTCCGCCCGCAGGTTCGGGAAGTGACGGTCGCCTTCACCGATCTGGCGGGATTCACCACGCTTTCCGAACAACTCCAAGCCAAGACCGTTGAAATCCTCAACGAGTATTTCACGCTGATGGTTCCGGTAATGGCTGAGCAGAAAGAGCCGATCATCAAGTTTCTCGGCGACGGCATCATGGTGTTTTATGGCGCACCGCGTTCCCGAGAGGATCACGCACAGGCTGCGGTGACCACGGTGCTCAAGATGCAGCAGGCGCTGCCAGGTTTTAACCAGACGCTCGTCGAGCGCGGACTGCCCACGCTCAAGATGCGCGCGGGTGTGAGTACCGGATCGATGATCGTCGGTGCCGCGGGAACCAAGGATCGCATCGACTACACGGTGCTGGGTGATAACGTGAATCTAGGCTCGCGACTGGAAGGAGCCAACAAGGCCACGGGAACACTCACCCTCATCAGTCAGCGCACCGCTGAACTCGTCGGAGAGGAGTTTCTGCTGCGACCGATCGGCAGACTCGTCGTCGTCGGCAAGACGGAAGGCGTCATGACCTATGAACCGCTTGCCTATCGCAATGAAGCGACAGAGCAGCAACGCACGCTGGTCACCAAAACACGAGCGATGGTGGACGCATTCCAGCGGTCGCGTTTTGAGGAATGTCTTGCAGCCATCAGTGAGCTGGACGATTTCACCGGACCTTCACCGCTTTCGGAGCTTTATCGCAGCTTGTGTGAGAAGTATCTCAAGGAGCCGCCGCCTGATGGTTTTGTCGGGCAGGTGGTTCTCACGGAAAAATAA
- a CDS encoding AAA family ATPase yields MSEPTPDAALLRRVADGSAKLRTQIGTIVIGQDAAVRALLAAVLAQGHVLIIGVPGLAKTLLVRTLASALGWTFKRIQFTPDMMPSDIIGMELLHEDRTEAGGASRAMRFVPGPIFANLVLADEINRTPPRTQSALLEAMQELTVTSMGRSYPLERPFIVCATQNPIEQEGTYPLPEAQLDRFMASLWLDYPSNSEEERIVSSTTSGQQFHLDAIFSRQEVLAFQDLVQRVPVSPHVVTYAVAVARATRPSGEGAGAIAGQYVQWGAGPRAGQHMVMLGKALAALDGLPAVSCDHIREAAPLVLRHRVLPNYQALGEGMTPASIVENILKSVKQSDYEK; encoded by the coding sequence GTGTCTGAACCCACCCCAGATGCTGCGCTTCTCCGCCGAGTCGCTGACGGATCCGCAAAACTCCGAACGCAGATCGGAACCATCGTCATCGGTCAGGATGCCGCGGTTCGTGCCTTGCTTGCTGCCGTGCTTGCGCAAGGTCACGTGCTGATCATCGGCGTGCCCGGTCTGGCTAAAACGCTGCTGGTGCGCACGCTCGCCTCAGCATTGGGGTGGACGTTCAAGCGCATTCAGTTCACGCCCGACATGATGCCCAGTGACATCATCGGCATGGAACTGCTGCACGAAGATCGGACGGAAGCGGGCGGTGCATCACGCGCCATGCGCTTCGTGCCCGGGCCGATCTTTGCCAACCTCGTCCTCGCGGATGAGATCAACCGCACGCCGCCTCGGACGCAATCCGCGCTGCTTGAGGCAATGCAGGAGCTGACCGTTACCAGCATGGGACGGAGCTATCCGCTTGAGCGGCCGTTCATCGTCTGCGCCACGCAGAATCCCATCGAGCAGGAAGGCACCTATCCGCTGCCGGAGGCTCAGCTTGACCGTTTCATGGCGAGCCTCTGGCTCGACTATCCGAGCAACAGTGAGGAAGAGCGCATTGTCTCATCCACAACGAGCGGGCAGCAGTTTCATCTCGACGCGATTTTCTCACGACAGGAGGTGCTGGCATTTCAGGATCTCGTGCAGCGCGTGCCAGTCTCGCCGCATGTGGTTACTTATGCGGTGGCCGTGGCGCGTGCCACGCGCCCCAGCGGTGAAGGTGCCGGTGCAATAGCCGGACAATACGTGCAATGGGGGGCCGGCCCGCGCGCCGGACAGCACATGGTGATGCTCGGCAAGGCGTTGGCGGCATTGGACGGCCTGCCAGCCGTTTCCTGCGACCACATCCGCGAGGCTGCCCCGCTGGTGCTGCGGCATCGCGTGCTGCCGAATTATCAGGCATTGGGTGAAGGTATGACGCCGGCATCGATCGTCGAAAATATTCTGAAATCGGTGAAGCAGTCGGACTACGAGAAATAA